In the Anastrepha obliqua isolate idAnaObli1 chromosome 1, idAnaObli1_1.0, whole genome shotgun sequence genome, one interval contains:
- the LOC129253192 gene encoding COP9 signalosome complex subunit 6, with protein sequence MEQMDVDLDTNLNFEPSCSHNPKCSNISIMAGPGTTPSVTASLHPLVILNISEHWTRIRAQAGETCQVFGALIGKQKGRNIEVMNSFELRVDRVGKDVIINRVYYQTKEQQFKQVFSDLDFIGWYTTDEAPTLLDIHIQKQMAQINECPILLQLNPSSRSVDQLPLKLYESTIELVGGEATMLFVPLTYTLATEEAERIGVDHVARMSTNETGEKSVVAEHLVAQDSAIKMLNKRIQIVLKYIKDVEDGKLAANQEILRDAYALSHRLPVMKGPAFQEELYTQCNDVALISYLGAMTKGCNDMNHFVNKFNVLYDRQGSGRRARGLYF encoded by the exons atggAGCAAATGGACGTTGACTTGGATACTAACTTAAACTTTGAACCATCATGCAGTCATAATCCAAAATGTTCGAACATCAGCATTATGGCTGGACCAGGCACAACGCCGTCAGTAACGGCCTCCCTACATCCTTTGGTAATATTGAATATTTCCGAACATTGGACGCGCATACGTGCACAAGCGGGTGAAACTTGTCAGGTGTTTGGCGCTTTGATAGGCAAGCAAAAAGGTCGTAATATTGAAGTGATGAACTCATTCGAACTAAGAGTGGACAGGGTGGGAAAAGATGTTATCATCAATCGGGTGTATTATCAAACGAAGGAACAGCAATTCAAGCAG gtATTTAGCGATTTAGATTTCATAGGATGGTACACTACTGATGAGGCTCCCACACTCCTTGATATTCACATCCAAAAACAAATGGCTCAAATTAACGAATGCCCTATTTTATTGCAATTGAACCCATCGTCACGAAGCGTTGATCAACTACCACTCAAGTTGTACGAGTCCACCATCGAATTGGTAGGTGGAGAAGCTACAATGTTGTTTGTTCCACTGACATACACATTGGCAACCGAAGAAGCTGAACGAATCGGTGTTGATCACGTAGCGCGCATGTCCACTAACGAGACTGGAGAAAAATCTGTAGTTGCTGAACATTTGGTGGCGCAGGATAGcgctataaaaatgttaaataaacgtatccaaatagttttgaaatatattaaagacGTTGAGGATGGTAAATTGGCGGCAAACCAAGAGATTTTACGTGACGCATATGCATTAAGCCATCGACTACCTGTAATGAAAGGTCCCGCTTTTCAGGAGGAGCTGTACACTCAATGCAACGATGTTGCCCTCATAAGTTATTTGGGCGCAATGACCAAAGGCTGCAACGATATGAACCACTTTGTCAACAAATTCAATGTACTATATGATCGCCAAGGATCCGGGCGGCGTGCTCgtggtttatatttttaa
- the LOC129253195 gene encoding dnaJ homolog subfamily C member 8 translates to MSFNDRPTTSKDTSFDSFYTEVKEIEKRDSVLTSSQQIDRLLRPGSTYFNLNPFEVLQIEPEATVEEIKKRYRTLSILVHPDKNQDNKERAQTAFDIINRAWKALENDVTRKKCLDVYEEAKERTDHMIAEKRKKLRKESKGFESIPEDDPAKYKHAVYVMVMKLFADMERRRQQLDQRDQEERKRKREAEIEEEEKRKADLEWQKNFEESRQNRVNSWHDFQSGASKSKKSKKQKRMHGMVVPPKFKPESR, encoded by the exons ATGTCTTTTAACGATCGTCCTACAACATCGAAGGATACTTCATTTGACTCTTTCTATACGGAG gttaaagaaattgaaaaacgcGATTCTGTTCTAACCTCTTCTCAACAAATTGATCGTTTACTTCGTCCAGGTTCCACATACTTCAATCTTAATCCATTCGAGGTACTACAGATAGAGCCTGAGGCCACtgttgaagaaataaagaaacgtTATCGCACTCTCTCCATATTGGTGCATCCGGATAAGAATCAGGACAATAAGGAACGAGCGCAGACTGCTTTTGACATTATTAACCGTGCATGGAAGGCGCTGGAAAATGATGTAACACGCAAAAAGTGTTTGGACGTTTATGAGGAGGCGAAGGAAAGAACCGACCATATG ATTGCAGAAAAACGGAAGAAACTGCGCAAGGAAAGCAAAGGCTTTGAAAGCATCCCTGAAGATGATCCAGCAAAGTACAAACACGCCGTGTATGTGATGGTGATGAAATTGTTTGCCGATATGGAACGTCGTCGACAACAGTTGGATCAGCGAGATCAAGAGGAGCGTAAACGTAAACGAGAGGCAGAAATAGAGGAGGAAGAGAAACGTAAGGCCGATTTAGAGTGGCAAAAGAATTTTGAAGAGTCGCGTCAGAATCGTGTAAATAGTTGGCATGATTTTCAATCTGGTGCcagtaaatcaaaaaaatctaaaaagcaGAAACGCATGCACGGCATGGTTGTTCCACCCAAGTTTAAACCGGAGTCGCgataa
- the LOC129253194 gene encoding SKI2 subunit of superkiller complex protein, whose amino-acid sequence MDENIQKLQNYIISPELPIHNPLPEIIPRQCDTTRLLHLPKGATSTKLVPRRDFLTGEIIEFVEVDLADVGANACNSTSMRREPGLLMEATRGSAMNFPFWPGGFDEPPREIMKPNIDLDLGTELLTVPPGFQKGYNFEDSMLKVISGGTVLGESNNVNLLKNLEKDLDVQEWLKLTEQPTEVDSVTDFNNSAEFKDVEEQIMSADLKPVLEISNTNTKSAFSSEWAEMVDISQPILNFKEKIPCPAMTYPFELDVFQKQAIIKLEERQYVFVAAHTSAGKTVVAEYAIALSQRDLTRTIYTSPIKALSNQKYRDFKKTFKDVGLITGDLQIDPTASCLIMTTEILRSMLYCGSEITRDLEYVIFDEVHYINNPERGHVWEEVIILLPDHVNIIMLSATVPNTLELADWVGSTKKRKVYVISTLKRPVPLMHYLYTGCGGKSKDDIYLLVDADGNYLQKNYERAVERKKEMQSKSKGGQSGGPPAKNFVSAKQDQNMWIGLIDFLKRNQKMPVVAFTLSRNRCDINLQALQSVDLNTAREKGSVQKFFQQCLQKLKPPDRQLPQVLTLKDSLERGIGVHHSGILPILKEIVEMLFQSGLVKLLFATETFAMGVNMPARTVIFDSHRKYDGIEVRNLKPGEYIQMAGRAGRRGHDENGTVILLCKAQVPPSMDLRSMILGQPEKLQSQFILRYAVILTCLRIESIKVEDIIQFSFKEFNQKLQIPMQKKQLEVAQDKFSQLPELGEHLQPLCRFYELAQEYITERQRLMKFLLSQPKIAKELKVGRVLVVTQGRHYNKLGIILSIKSTPGKDTVYRLLVLQHQFKAIDQKDNFHRSEMYYKIVSLTPQHKFFQPEGIGGHDVIDVKAVDIVEITKSTIKVDGDVIIRNWEQRQIERFKDTPPGATVVKAVSELQQLNQNYIDKPETLKFMNISKEINLSQENELAQIRYTEHLWKQLLAILPHTNIAGYEQEFATVYERKVLERRIEELKFKNSTKNLSLYPDYCNKLKVLRALNYIDDLDEVTLKGKVACEMGQNELLITELILCNMFNDLQPAEIAALLSGLVFQGKIQGEPVIPEKLKKCVKEFEDINDTILAEELRHQTIVESDNRLNFGLLEVVYEWARNKPFAEIMKLTEVQEGIIVRCIQQLDETLRDVKTAAIRIGNPTLQSKMEDASTAIKRDIVFTASLYTAL is encoded by the exons ATggatgaaaatatacaaaaattgcaaaattatattataagtcCGGAATTGCCAATACATAATCCGTTGCCGGAAATTATACCGCGACAATGTGATACAACTCGTCTGCTGCATTTACCGAAAGGTGCTACCAGCACCAAACTGGTGCCACGTCGTGACTTTCTCACAGGCGAGATCATTGAGTTTGTTGAGGTAGATTTAGCAGATGTGGGAGCGAATGCATGCAATTCTACCTCAATGCGACGGGAACCCGGACTGCTTATGGAAGCAACTCGAGGTTCCGCTATGAATTTTCCTTTCTGGCCGGGTGGATTCGACGAGCCGCCACGAGAAATCATGAAACCTAACATTGACTTGGATTTAGGCACAGAGCTGCTGACAGTGCCACCAGGATTTCAAAAAGGCTATAATTTTGAGGATAGCATGTTGAAAGTGATTTCCGGAGGTACAGTGTTAGGAGAGAGTAATAACGTCAACCTATTAAAAAACCTGGAAAAAGATCTCGATGTTCAGGAATGGCTTAAACTGACAGAACAACCTACGGAAGTAGATTCTGTAACTGATTTTAATAACTCAGCCGAATTTAAAGATGTTGAAGAGCAGATTATGAGCGCAGACCTGAAACCCGTACTTGAAATAtcgaatacaaatacaaaatcggCATTTAGCAGCGAATGGGCTGAAATGGTAGATATTTCACAGCCTATTTTGAACTTCAAAGAGAAAATTCCGTGTCCCGCCATGACCTACCCATTTGAGTTGGATGTATTTCAGAAGCAGGCTATTATTAAATTAGAAGAGCGACAATATGTCTTTGTTGCAGCGCATACATCTGCCGGTAAAACAGTAGTGGCAGAGTATGCAATAGCCTTGTCACAACGGGACCTAACGCGCACAATATACACTTCACCTATTAAAGCGCTGTCAAATCAAAAATATCGAGACtttaagaaaacttttaaagacGTTGGACTAATAACCGGCGATTTACAAATTGATCCCACTGCTTCGTGCCTTATTATGACCACGGAGATTCTACGGTCAATGCTTTATTGCGGTAGTGAAATAACACGAGATCTCGAATACGTAATTTTCGACGAAGTACACTATATAAACAATCCTGAGCGCGGTCATGTGTGGGAAGAG gtgATAATATTACTTCCAGACCATGTCAATATAATCATGTTGAGCGCTACTGTGCCGAACACGTTAGAATTGGCCGACTGGGTTGGCAgcaccaaaaaaagaaaagtctATGTGATAAGCACACTCAAGCGTCCAGTCCCACTTATGCATTACCTTTACACCGGCTGTGGTGGAAAAAGTAAAGACGACATATATTTACTAGTAGACGCTGATGGTAACTATCTGCAGAAAAATTACGAGCGGGCGGTAGAGCGCAAAAAAGAAATGCAATCCAAATCAAAGGGTGGTCAGAGTGGTGGTCCGCCAGCAAAAAATTTCGTAAGCGCTAAGCAAGATCAAAACATGTGGATTGGGCTGATAGACTTTCTGAAACGCAATCAAAAAATGCCCGTCGTCGCATTTACATTATCACGCAATCGCTGTGACATTAATTTACAG GCTTTGCAATCAGTTGACTTAAATACTGCCCGCGAAAAAGGTTCTGttcaaaaattctttcagcaatGCTTACAAAAGCTTAAACCACCGGACCGTCAATTACCACAAGTTCTTACATTGAAAGACTCACTTGAGCGAGGAATCGGCGTTCACCACAGTGGGATACTTCCCATACTAAAGGAGATTGTGGAGATGCTCTTTCAATCTGGTTTGGTTAAACTACTCTTCGCGACGGAAACTTTTGCAATGGGTGTCAATATGCCTGCTCGTACAGTTATATTTGATTCGCACCGCAAATATGATGGAATTGAGGTGCGAAATCTGAAGCCGGGCGAATATATCCAAATGGCCGGTCGTGCCGGTCGTCGAGGACATGATGAAAACGGCACCGTGATATTATTGTGCAAAGCACAGGTGCCGCCTTCAATGGATCTGCGCTCAATGATACTAGGCCAACCAGAAAAGCTACAATCGCAATTTATATTGCGTTATGCCGTCATATTAACTTGCCTGCGCATTGAAAGCATTAAAGTAGAGGACATAATTCAGTTCAGTTTCAAAGAGTTTAATCAAAAGCTTCAAATACCAATGCAGAAAAAGCAACTGGAAGTGGCGCAAGACAAGTTTTCCCAACTACCCGAACTGGGTGAACACCTACAGCCACTATGTCGATTCTACGAACTCGCTCAGGAATATATCACTGAGCGGCAACGTCTCATG aaatttttgttatcaCAACCTAAAatagcgaaagaactgaaagttGGTAGGGTACTTGTGGTCACACAAGGCAGACACTACAACAAATTGGGTATAATACTTTCTATAAAATCTACTCCAGGAAAAGATACAGTATACAGATTATTAGTATTGCAACATCAGTTTAAAGCAATTGACCAGAAG GATAACTTTCACCGCAGTGAAATGTACTACAAAATCGTGTCATTAACTCCACAGCACAAGTTCTTCCAGCCCGAGGGTATCGGCGGCCATGACGTAATCGATGTAAAAGCCGTCGATATAGTTGAGATTACGAAAAGCACCATAAAAGTTGATGGCGATGTAATAATTCGCAATTGGGAGCAACGTCAAATCGAACGTTTCAAGGATACCCCACCAGGTGCAACTGTGGTGAAGGCAGTAAGTGAGTTACAACAACTCAACCAAAATTACATAGACAAACCGGAaacgttgaaattcatgaacATCTCAAAAGAGATTAATTTAAGTCAGGAGAATGAATTAGCGCAAATTCGCTACACGGAGCATTTGTGGAAGCAGCTTCTCGCAATATTGCCTCATACGAACATTGCTGGTTATGAACAAGAATTCGCCACTGTTTATGAGCGCAAAGTGTTGGAACGGCGTATAGAGGAGTTGAAGTTTAAAAATTCGACTAAAAATCTCTCACTTTATCCGGattattgcaataaattgaaGGTGTTGCGTGCGCTTAATTACATCGATGATTTGGACGAGG TTACCTTAAAAGGCAAAGTTGCTTGTGAAATGGGACAGAACGAGCTATTAATAACGGAATTAATACTGTGTAATATGTTCAATGATCTCCAACCCGCGGAAATTGCGGCTCTGCTTTCTGGTCTAGTATTTCAAGGAAAAATCCAAGGAGAACCGGTGATtccggagaagttgaaaaaa tgCGTTAAGGAATTCGAGGATATCAACGATACAATTTTAGCCGAAGAACTGCGCCATCAAACAATAGTAGAATCAGATAATCGTCTCAACTTTGGATTACTTGAAGTTGTGTACGAATGGGCCCGAAATAAG CCATTTgctgaaataatgaaattaactgAAGTGCAAGAAGGTATAATCGTGCGTTGCATACAACAATTGGATGAAACTCTACGTGACGTTAAAACTGCTGCCATTCGTATTGGCAATCCAACATTACAGAGCAAAATGGAAGATGCATCAACCGCCATTAAACGAGACATAGTCTTCACCGCAAGTTTGTACACCGCATTATGA
- the LOC129253193 gene encoding diphthine methyl ester synthase, producing MFYLIGLGLGDPTDITVKGLEIVKACARVYLEIYTSILGCPQEELETFYGRPLLLADRDLVEQGADQILRGAAEEDIALLVVGDPFGATTHTDLILRAKEKRIPCKVVHNASILNAIGCCGLQLYKFGETVSIPYWDETWKPDSFYDKIKLNRLHNMHTLCLLDIKVKEPTPESLMRRRKEYQPPRFMTVAEAAQQLMAIVEKKDALERNTILNEFSLCVGLARVGQDSQRIIVGTLRELSQTDLGDPLHSLVIPAKEMHPLEVEFLQQYATLKLEDYNH from the exons atGTTCTACTTGATCGGATTGGGGCTTGGCGACCCGACTGACATTACTGTGAAAGGCCTTGAGATTGTAAAGGCGTGCGCGCGTGTATACCTGGAAATATATACTTCTATACTGGGTTGCCCCCAGGAAGAGCTA GAAACCTTCTATGGACGTCCACTGCTGTTGGCAGATCGTGATCTAGTCGAACAAGGTGCAGATCAAATATTAAGAGGAGCTGCCGAGGAAGACATTGCATTGTTAGTAGTTGGGGATCCGTTTGGTGCCACAACTCATACTGATTTAATACTTCGCGCCAAAGAGAAAAGAATTCCGTGCAAGGTCGTACATAATGCGTCTATTCTGAATGCTATTGGGTGTTGCGGTCTACAGCTTTATAAGTTTGGAGAGACTGTATCGATACCATATTGGGATGAGACATGGAAGCCAGAtagtttttatgacaaaatcaaattaaataggCTGCACAATATGCATACTCTGTGCTTACTGGACATAAAAGTTAAAGAACCTACTCCGGAGAGCCTCATGCGTCGGCGGAAAGAATATCAACCGCCACGTTTTATGACTGTTGCTGAAGCTGCGCAACAATTGATGGCTATTGTTGAAAAGAAAGATGCGCTGGAACGCAACACTATTCTTAATGAATTTTCACTGTGCGTGGGACTAGCACGGGTGGGACAAGATAGTCAACGTATAATTGTGGGCACATTACGTGAATTAAGCCAAACTGATCTCGGTGACCCTTTGCATTCTTTAGTGATACCGGCTAAAGAAATGCATCCACTTGAAGTGGAATTTCTACAACAATATGCCACATTAAAATTGGAGGATTACAATCACTGA
- the LOC129249803 gene encoding probable oligoribonuclease, whose product MAYKTFTFLARARIAGIKSFPFKSACSKRYYTLNLTDKMECAQKLVANESAIVWMDLEMTGLNSITDKIIEVACLITDKDLNILTEGLNFAIKYPKEVFEHMNEWCMKQHNESGLVKKCLESDITPESAETLLLDYLKKHVPKGKCPLAGNSIYMDRLFLRYHMPAVDDYLHYRIIDVSSIKELCRRWRLDILNSAPQKRFAHRSLDDLQDTINELKHYRKHFFRSS is encoded by the coding sequence ATGGCATATAAAACATTTACATTTCTTGCACGTGCAAGAATTGCTGGGATAAAATCGTTTCCCTTCAAATCTGCCTGCAGTAAGCGGTATTATACCCTTAATTTAACAGATAAAATGGAGTGCGCGCAAAAATTAGTAGCGAATGAATCTGCAATTGTATGGATGGATCTAGAGATGACGGGGTTGAACTCGATTACTGataaaataatcgaagttgcgTGCTTGATTACCGACAAAGATCTAAATATATTAACAGAGGGTCTTAACTTCGCTATAAAGTACCCTAAAGAAGTTTTCGAACACATGAACGAGTGGTGTATGAAACAGCATAACGAATCCGGCTTGGTGAAAAAGTGTTTGGAATCGGATATTACACCTGAGAGCGCGGAAACCTTACTTTTGGATTATCTGAAAAAACATGTACCAAAAGGTAAATGCCCGTTGGCCGGTAATTCTATATACATGGATAGACTATTTTTACGGTACCATATGCCTGCCGTTGATGATTACCTGCATTATCGTATTATCGATGTCTCAAGTATTAAGGAATTGTGTCGACGATGGAGATTAGATATACTGAACTCGGCTCCCCAAAAGCGTTTTGCCCATCGAAGCTTGGATGACTTACAAGATACCATTAATGAACTAAAACATTaccgtaaacatttttttagaagcAGCTAA